The genomic region TTCGATCCAATCATTATGGTAATGCGCAGTTTCCTGGAATTCCGGCAAATCCTTGTATAAGCCATCCTTGTAAGTCGTAATAGTTTTCTCGAAATATTTCTCGGGCATACCTGTACCGAAACCTGATAAGGGGCGCTCCGCGATTCCGTGCAGGCCCACATCCCACATTGCAAGCCGATACCCTAAACTAGAGCTGTAATTACCCTGCTGTAGTAACTCGATGTCGCTTTTTATCTGAATCAGTCTCGCCTGGAATACAGGACTACTATAAGCAAAAGCAACTGCGACTACCAACACGGAAATCAGAATCATAAGAAATTTTCTCATTTCTATTTGATAACGCAAAAAAGCGATCAGCAATATGCTTATTAGGGTCACCAGTAGAAAAATTCTTCCATTCTGATGAAATTGAATGAAAAGTAAAACTAAAGTAGCAATCACAAGCAATATTTGCAATCTGACTGATGGATTCATGCAGGCCATTCCGCTCGTTACAATTGCACCGATTCCCAGCATTGCCGAAAAACTCAGATAAGACATTCCCAATAACGGAATTCCCTGGGCATCGATGGTGAACCACTGATAAACACCTACCGCCAAAACGCATAAATAGCTAACAATCAAACCACCCAGCACCCATGGCAAACGCTCTTCATCTATCAGTGCGTAAAAAGGAATAAAAACCAGAAGCGAAAAATATTTCACCCATTTCATCCGTCCATCTTGCGGCCACTCACCCCATAACAATCCTAGCAACAATAATGCGCACAAAAGGAGGATTGCTTGCGTCAGCGGTATTGTGATTACTTGCCTCAGGCGATATATACCACCGTCCATAAGCCATGCAACTGTCAGCAGCGGGAAAGAAATAAACATTAACTCGCCGCGCCAGAATCCTGCGCAAAAAAAGACTAATGCAAAGCGAATAAACCATTCCCGTCTTATATTATTCGTTTGCATAAAACCGATAGGTTAAAATTTCAGAATGATGCCGCGTCCCATTCGCGCACTTCCAAGCGACGCAATAGAACAACCAACTTCAATAAAATTCGTGTCCGGAGAGGAACTTCTGGCAACAACCACACCGCAGTGATACGCTTGTCCTCTCGCGACCAGCCACGTAATATCAATTTCACAAGCACACCCAGACTAATCACACTGTTGCACATTTGCAAGCAGGAAAGCACTGGCAATCGCTCTGGCGTTAGCCAGTGGAGCCGCCCACCTTGCCGCATCACCTGCTCCAGCAAATCCAACACCGTCAAAGGCAAATCGGCTAAAGTGCAAGCACCCGAAACAACCAGCACATTTTGCTGCGCCAGGGGATAACGCGAGAAATACAGCGCACGATTACGCCGCACCAATTCCTGATAGGCTTTTCCACGCCCAAATGACATACCGGTTTCATGGCGAACAACCGCATCCGGATGCACGCCCATGCGCCACCCATGTTTAACCAATCGGCGTCCCAGATCAGTATCTTCATAATAGCCTCGGCCAAATTGCAAATCAAATCCACCCAGCTCTTGAAAAACAACGCGACGAATCAAAAAAGCATAGCCCCTGAAGCGATACGTAGTGATATAACCACCCGGTTGACGCAAGTAAGATGCGGCTTTTTCGCTTGAAATATCCCCCTCAGTTGGGCTAATAACCGCCAACTTGGAGTCGACAGCAATCGCTGCACAAAGCGGAAGCAAGAAATTTCCCAAAACTTCGATATCAGAATTGAGTATCAATACCCAATCAGCATTGGAACGCGCCACGGCATCATTAACCGACTTTCCATATCCCTGATTATCCAGCGCATGAAAAACTTTGACTTGGGGATACGACAAATCATCCAGCATCGCCCGGGTTTGCAAACCGGAAGCGTCGTCCTGAATATAAATCGTTCGAATGAATGAACTCAGATGCGCTACCACAGAATCA from Nitrosomonas ureae harbors:
- a CDS encoding O-antigen ligase family protein, with the translated sequence MQTNNIRREWFIRFALVFFCAGFWRGELMFISFPLLTVAWLMDGGIYRLRQVITIPLTQAILLLCALLLLGLLWGEWPQDGRMKWVKYFSLLVFIPFYALIDEERLPWVLGGLIVSYLCVLAVGVYQWFTIDAQGIPLLGMSYLSFSAMLGIGAIVTSGMACMNPSVRLQILLVIATLVLLFIQFHQNGRIFLLVTLISILLIAFLRYQIEMRKFLMILISVLVVAVAFAYSSPVFQARLIQIKSDIELLQQGNYSSSLGYRLAMWDVGLHGIAERPLSGFGTGMPEKYFEKTITTYKDGLYKDLPEFQETAHYHNDWIEIGMHIGVPGILVLGFLLWSWYQAFHRNNLNLLGLGLISFIFLSGLTDTFIIFSRTPILLLIITAIALNWYKREQQN
- a CDS encoding glycosyltransferase family 2 protein, giving the protein MSTLTALTIDVVIPVYNAPEFSKRCIDSVVAHLSSFIRTIYIQDDASGLQTRAMLDDLSYPQVKVFHALDNQGYGKSVNDAVARSNADWVLILNSDIEVLGNFLLPLCAAIAVDSKLAVISPTEGDISSEKAASYLRQPGGYITTYRFRGYAFLIRRVVFQELGGFDLQFGRGYYEDTDLGRRLVKHGWRMGVHPDAVVRHETGMSFGRGKAYQELVRRNRALYFSRYPLAQQNVLVVSGACTLADLPLTVLDLLEQVMRQGGRLHWLTPERLPVLSCLQMCNSVISLGVLVKLILRGWSREDKRITAVWLLPEVPLRTRILLKLVVLLRRLEVREWDAASF